The Girardinichthys multiradiatus isolate DD_20200921_A chromosome 23, DD_fGirMul_XY1, whole genome shotgun sequence DNA segment GACATACTTCTGGGTTTATATAAGGTCATCTCACCTGGAATGATGGCAGCATCAAACGCTGAGACATCCAGCTTGGCAAGATCCGTCACCTCGCCCCTGGCAATACGGGCGCTTTCCTGCAGGATGTTCCTCTTCTCCTCAGTAGGTTTCCCCTCACAGTGATTCACAACGTGCATCTGATCTGCATCTGGAGCAAACATCTGCACCTGATAGCAAACAACATTCTACATTTTAACCTCtccaaaaatgctgtttttaaaacagaCGTGATGTTTCAAAGTCTGACAAATGAAtactactttttttttctccttactTTTGCTTCAGCACGACTCAGATGGACCAGGACAGCTGATGCCTCATGGATTTCGGTGCCATCATAGACTCCACAGCCTGATAGAATAACTGCAACACGCTTTGCCATGattactaaaaacaaaaacaaaaaatacataaagatgcagagaaacaaatttttccccattttcttttagAATGTCTGTTAAGCATTTTGTTTTCCAGCAAAATATGCAGACTTGCCAGTATAACTTTTGCTGAGCCGCATAAGCTTatataaacatttacacattcAGGCAAGAAATTAGTCACCAGAGAGTTGTTGCTGCCAGGTATCACTAATAGGATTGCTGATACATTACAGAATAGAGAGCCTGCTGTCTGTACTAGATTCTTAAATAAACAACACACCTAAAGTTTATTGAGAAACTAGTTTTGTCTACCGTTGTGGGCCTAATCTATGCAGGAAATGGCCATAACATAAGAAGCTAGTGCAAGGAAACAGATGTCTTACCTTGAAGAGGTGTTGAAGGTGACTTGCAACTAACAGAGCTACTCAGTGCAGGTTTGATGGCAAAGCTGCAGTGCTACACCTTTAATAGTCCTTTCTCCTCCCACAACCTTTTGTTTCAGCCACTGACATCATGTATATCAAGGTAACAAGGAAGACCTGTTACCTTGGAGGAGAAACTGCTGACTCATTCCGTCTCATCAGCATAGTAAATTGACAGTAAAACAGCACAATAATGCAGAAGCTTTACTGTAATTGCTCTGATTTGTGACGTGTAACAGAAATGTTTCAGCAAAAGGAAGGACATTACTTTATCTGGGTGAATTTGATTtagattaaaatgactaattaaccattcatcttttttttagaCTACACTGATCACAGTCACGTAAAGGTATCCACATAAGTTTCGAAATATATTTAGATGCGAGACAGAATAAGCACCTATGACCAATTCAGCAGCATTTTCAGTGGCATTCCCATCTCCACTTCCCTGTAAGGTGAGGCTTATTCCCCTGGGTGACACCCTCCCACTCTGCCATATAAAAGCCACCGTACCTTTGATGGACACCCACTGCTGTCATGGCTCAGCACGGCTCACTGGACAAATCTGTCGGTATTCTCAGCATCTCTGCAGGTAAACAGttcatttcatgttttctttttttttgttttctatgagCTTTAGCTTTTGGGTAGTAATCATCAGCGAATTTATTTTAAGTAGTAACATTAAGCATAACCTTAACAATTTTACCCAAACCTTTGCAAACAATCCAATttactgttttgctttattgttaCACATTGTAAAGGTTCACActggaagagagagagagacagcaaCTGGAAAGTTGTATGGTAGGAAAAGGTCTGGTAGAAAGAGATAAACAAGCAATAGTGATAACTAAAGCATCGAGACGattgtaaaataaaacccaTCAGCATATCAGCTGATAGATACACTATAGGCCAAacgttttagaacgcctttctcatttaatgattttctttatgtttatgactattttcattgtatgtagattctcattgaaagcatcaaaacagtgaatgaacacagatggaattatgtagcaaacaaaaaattgaaaagaactttaaatatgctttatatttcttaaagtagccaccctttacTGTGAGGACTCAAATATCAACCTTTGGCCATTTCTCAATGAatctctgggaagttctttcaagactctttggccaccatttcaggtgaccccctcatgaagctcatggagagcaCGCCAAATcatcaaagcagtaatcaaagcaaagggtggctattttgaaaaatataaaatataaaaatgtttagagttatttcacgcTTTTTGTACATAATtcaatgtgtgttcattcatagttttgttgcctttgagaatctacaattttaatagtaatgaaaataaagagacccattaagtcaGAAAGTGTAtgtaaaacctttgaccagtagtgtataaGAAATGGGCAAAAAACTGGCCTCCTCTGGGTGTGTCTTAGATAGTGGCCCCATCTTAATAATTTTTTAAGGTTTGATACAGGTAAAAAGTGGGACCAGTAAGGGCCAGAGATGAGCTACGCaatttgaaattgttttccaCCCATTTGAGACCCAGCGGAGACCTAGGAATGTTGTCCAACTGGTTTTGCAGGTAGGGGTTGTATTTACCCCACTCAAATAGTTTCCATAGAGGAAGCTTATTGTTATCCCAGGTCCACAAGGTAAACATTTAGCCTGAGGCAAGTCCTAATTCAGCCCATATACACATACTGGGTGTAACATATTACATCTCAAACCAACATTTTCAGGATATTATTAGTGGTGGAGAAGTACAATCTGCACAGCAAAATTACTGATTTATTGTGCTTTCTTCATTTTGCCTATTagctgaatatttttacaatacATGTAACAGTTAGGTAGTTAAACAAGCAATAATCTTGGGCAGTAATATGTCAAAGCACTGATATGCACTTGTTGTTTAATATGGCAAAGCTTCATGTGTAtgcttgaaaaaataaaaaggactgCTCTTTATTTGAAGCCCTGGATAACAACAGGTTTTTGAATTTCAGGTTCTCTCCTGCTGTTAGTGAACAGCTATGGCAGCTCTCCTGATAAAGACTTCATCCCCCACACTGCACTGGGGATATTACTCCTCATCATTTCAGCCCTGGTAGCTTTCACAGGTTTGTTTTCAACATGTTTCTCttaacatatttatatttcctGCTTGTTTCTGCCTCTTGACCCTGACTTGTCTCTTTCCAGGTGTCCGTCACAGTCTGTCCCACTCCCAGCTGTTTTCCAGTGTGTGTCTGACCGTCTCTGCTCTGTGGTGTGGGTTGGGTCTGGTCTACATCCTGATAGGACAGAGTGTGCTGCCGCTCTCTGAGCTGAAACCTTCTCTGATCCCTGGCCTGGCGGCATTTACGTTAGCCCTGTTCATCATAGGCACTGTTGCCCTCTTTGTGAAGAAACCAGTTCTTCTGGTCATAGCTGTCAGCATTTCCTTAGCCTGTGCCCATCAAATCGCTGGTCTGTCAGATTCAGGGTTTGGTCAGTCTGCCACGGCTGCAAACTACTTTCTGGTTTGCCTTGTTTGTGCTTATTTTGGCTTTGGACGTCTGCTGTCCACCATCACACAGGGTAAAGTGAGACCTCCAGGTACAGTCATGAAACAGAAATTTGAGCTGAAAACAGAGCAGAACCAGAGCTGCAGTGATGTAGTCAGTGTAGGTTTGGTGATGAACTTGTTATCTGCCTCTGTAATAGCCTGTCCCCTGTTAGGTGTGGTCCCTCAACTCTCTGTTGGCCATGTCCCCTGGCTTTGGACAGCTGGAGTCTTCCAGCTTGGCATGTGTGTCCTCTTTTACCGAGCTATGGACACACTAGCTGCGACTTTCTATGGTTTTACATCCCTGCTTAAATTTGCTGAGGGTTACAGCGCTCTGTTATCTTTGTACTCTATTCAGCCGTTCTCCCCTGTTCCCTTCCCTGTTGTTTTTGCAGTTCTTTTCTCCGTCCTGGCACTGTTCAGCTGTCAGAAGAGCTTATTGGAAGGCATCTACCAGTTATTCTTTGTAGCTTATTGTATTTCCATCGCAGCCCAGCCTCAAGGCTTCTTCCAAGCAGGCACTCAGGGTGTGCAGGGTGCTATCTTTGTAGCTACTGCTGGAGTGCTTTTTGTAACCACATTTAACATGGTCTCCAGTACCAGGATTCCTACTGGGCAAAGCCACTTCAAAACTGTAGTAACCAGAATTCGGAGTATTACTCTCAGTGCTCTCGATAAAGAGCGACATACGCCTCACCTGGGCTACTCCAAGTATGCAGATGCAGAGGTGTTAGGCCATGCCTGCAATGTTCTGGCGGCTTTTGCCATCACAGCCACAGTTGGGGACAGGAACCCTCTGGCTGTGCTGGTTCTGCCCTGGGCAGTGATGGCTGGGGGAGTGTTGCAGCTCCTGTGTGGCTCCGTTGCATTCGCCCGGGGTAAAACCTTTGAGAGCACAGCCTTCATTCTCTATGGGTTGATGTGGACGGTGTGGGGGTTGACACGATTTGGTGGTCTTTACGGTGAGACCAGAGGCTTCAATGTTGCTGTTGGGATCATTTGCTTCATGTTGTTTAACCTTCTGGTGACAATTGCAGCATTGTTTTTGAATGTTGCCTGGTTTGTCTACGCTTTTACATTCCAGCTCATCCTCATTAGCTTCCTGCTGGATGCAATTGGTGCACTGCCTTATGGTTACGATATTGGCGTCACAATCATCTTTGGTCTtatcagtttttattgtttcttggCGCACCTTTTTAACAGCACCTTCCAATCCCCCCAAATGCCCTTAGGAAGACCTTTAGTCAAGCTAGGTGGGTTCGAAGGAGGAGCAGGGGTCTGTCCGCATGTACCAGCTCGCAAAGCAACATCTGTACAACAGATAGCAGGTGAGAAATATAAGATAATGTTAGTAGTTTTTAGTTTAATCTCTTTACATGTTTGACTTGAGCTCAGTTTTTCTTCTGCTCTGTATTTTTGTGGATGTAGAAATCATGAAAAATGGAGgcatctgtggaatgccaactGACACTGTCTACGTGCTGGTAGCTGCCTGCAACAGGCCGGATGCAGTGATCAAAGCTTACAAGTAAGTTTAATTGTCAGGAAGCTGTCTATGAGTGTCACAGTTTTCTTGTTTCCTCTGACTGGTCTTTGCTGTTTAAATTCAGGGTAAAGAAGCAGGCTCAGGACCGACCCATGTCCATGTGGATCTCTTCTGTAAAGCAGCTGGAACCTGTTAGACACCTACTAAGTCCCCTGCTCCTGGACTTCATGGAGGCTGCGTGGCCTTCATCTATCAGCATGGTCATACCCAGAGGTGTGTTATTTCTATTTGCATGACAAACACTTTGCAAATCTGTTGCCTGGTCCTAAGTGTGGTGAGTACTATAATTGATTCTTTACGCTAACAGGCCCGTGGTTGGACATATTTGGTTTGGGAGATGCTGCCATACACATCGGGACTCCACAAAGCATTGCCATCAGAAGCCCAGACTGTGCAGTAGCCACACATCTTATTAATCTGGTAAAATCCAAGGTTATGGTTCAATGCCCATCTcggtttaaataaaagcaatcttGCATACCCATtaataacattgttttatttctgaaaggTGGGTCCAATTGCAGTAACCTCGGCCAACCCCACAGGTGAGGCGGACACAACTCACCATAACCAAGTTTACGCCAAACTAGGAAAAAAGGTAATAACCATGACTTAGACGGAATAAATTTATGAGGAAATTAaatttttctgtgatttttcTGAAGACATTCTGGGTTTTGTTGGTTAGGTGGAAGGGGTGTTGTGTGATGGACCCTCCCCAGAAAATATTGCATCTACTGTGGTTGACTGCACCAAGATTGAAACTGGACAAATTGGTTTCTTCAGAGTGGGCCTCATTCCAAAATCCAAGGTAATACTAACAAGGCCATTTTTTGCCTATATGTCAATAAAACGTTTTACTAATTTATTTGTGATCTctgaattttgtatttgttgtttttaaggtCCTCCAGATTTTTGAGGAGGTTAAGAACCGGCACAGACAAGGGCAAACGAATCCTGCCTTTGAAAACGATCAAGCTCCTCCAGACACCCAAAGTGAGGAAAGTTGGGAATGGAGTGAAATACCTGAGTCCAgaaatgaaactgaaagtgaaaatgAAAACTCAACATCCTTTACTACACATGAACAGATTACAGACCTCAATGACTCTTAGTATCTATTTTTGGAACtttattttgcatattttaaatatgtgcTTACTTGTATTATGTcaatgaatataa contains these protein-coding regions:
- the LOC124860023 gene encoding uncharacterized protein LOC124860023, with the protein product MAQHGSLDKSVGILSISAGSLLLLVNSYGSSPDKDFIPHTALGILLLIISALVAFTGVRHSLSHSQLFSSVCLTVSALWCGLGLVYILIGQSVLPLSELKPSLIPGLAAFTLALFIIGTVALFVKKPVLLVIAVSISLACAHQIAGLSDSGFGQSATAANYFLVCLVCAYFGFGRLLSTITQGKVRPPGTVMKQKFELKTEQNQSCSDVVSVGLVMNLLSASVIACPLLGVVPQLSVGHVPWLWTAGVFQLGMCVLFYRAMDTLAATFYGFTSLLKFAEGYSALLSLYSIQPFSPVPFPVVFAVLFSVLALFSCQKSLLEGIYQLFFVAYCISIAAQPQGFFQAGTQGVQGAIFVATAGVLFVTTFNMVSSTRIPTGQSHFKTVVTRIRSITLSALDKERHTPHLGYSKYADAEVLGHACNVLAAFAITATVGDRNPLAVLVLPWAVMAGGVLQLLCGSVAFARGKTFESTAFILYGLMWTVWGLTRFGGLYGETRGFNVAVGIICFMLFNLLVTIAALFLNVAWFVYAFTFQLILISFLLDAIGALPYGYDIGVTIIFGLISFYCFLAHLFNSTFQSPQMPLGRPLVKLGGFEGGAGVCPHVPARKATSVQQIAEIMKNGGICGMPTDTVYVLVAACNRPDAVIKAYKVKKQAQDRPMSMWISSVKQLEPVRHLLSPLLLDFMEAAWPSSISMVIPRGPWLDIFGLGDAAIHIGTPQSIAIRSPDCAVATHLINLVGPIAVTSANPTGEADTTHHNQVYAKLGKKVEGVLCDGPSPENIASTVVDCTKIETGQIGFFRVGLIPKSKVLQIFEEVKNRHRQGQTNPAFENDQAPPDTQSEESWEWSEIPESRNETESENENSTSFTTHEQITDLNDS